The uncultured Fusobacterium sp. DNA window GAGTTCTTCCCAGTTTGATTTAATACAAAGGAAAAACTCCTTTTTCTATATCTAATATTAGTAATTTAATCTTTTTTCCTTTTAAATAGAAAAAGCTGAAGAAACCAATAAATAAAATTATTGATTTCAACAGCTTTTTATTAATTATTATCTATTTTTTATTTTTGGGAAATATTTAGTGTGAAGTAATTCATGTGCTTTGTGGCTTAATGGATAATCTAAATATTTTTCATATAGTGCTTTTACATAAGGGTTATCATGTGATCTTCTTATTTTTAAGCTTCTATCAATATTATTTAATCCTTCTGCTCTAGCTTCAAGAACTGCCTGTTTTTTAATAGCTTTAGGCTGTCCTCCTCCACCAATACATCCTCCTTTACATGCCATAATTTCTATAGCATGGAAGAATTCTTCTCCTGCTCTGATTTTGTCAAGCATTTTTGCTGCTTCTTCTAATCCATGAGCAATACCGATTCTTAATTCAATATGTCCAATAGTAAGTTCAGCTGCTCTGAATCCTTCCCATCCTCTTAATTCTTTAAATTCAATCTCTTCAAGAGGTGTTCCAGTGATCATTTCAACTGTACTTCTTGTAGCAGCCTCAATAACTCCTCCAGTTCTTCCGAAGATGATTCCAGCTCCTGAGTATTCTCCTAATGGATTATCAAATTCCATCTCTTCAACATCTTTAAGATCTATTCCTGATTCTTTAAATATTTTTATAAGTTCTCTAGTAGAGATTACATAGTCAGTATCATAGTTATCTCCTCTTGAGAATTCTGGTCTTGCAGCTTCATATTTTTTAGCTAGACAAGGCATGATTCCAACTACAGATACTCTTTCTCTCTTATATCCAAGTTCTTTAGCCCAAATATCTTTTGCTATTGTAGAGAATATTTGCATTGGTGATTTTGCTGATGATGGTACATCTAGCATATCTGGATAGTTTTGTTCAATAAACTTAACCCATGCAGGACAACAAGAAGTTAGTATTGGAAGTCTTACTGTATCGTCTCCTTTATAGTATCTTTCTAGTCTTTCTTGGAATTCAGATGCTTCTTCCATTACTGTTATATCAGCAGCCCATGTAGTATCAAATACATAATCTACACCTAATTTCTTTAAAGCTCCTACTAATCTTTTTTCTACGTTTGTTCCTGGTTCAAATCCAAAAGCTTCTCCAATTGCTACTCTTACTGCTGGAGCTACTTGAACAACAACAAGTCTGTTTGGTGTTGCTAAATCTTTTAGAAGTTTCATTGTATGATCTCCTTCAAAGATTGCTCCTACTGGACATGCAGCAACACATTGTCCACAGTGAGTACATTTATCTGTATCAAGAACGTGTTTTTCTTTTAATTTTCCACTAATACATTTTACTGGACAAACTCTTGCACAAGCAGTACATCCTATACATTTATCAGTAATTCTGAATTTTAATAGGTGAATACATTGTCCAGCACTACATTTATGCTCTTCAATATGTTCTTCTATCTCTTCATAGAACTCTTCTTCTTCTATACATTCTAAAACTAGATTGTGTTTTTGATTTAATTTAGTTTTAATAGTTTCTGAAAGGTATCTAAGTAAGTAAACGTCTCTCATATTAGCTTTACCTTTAGAAATTCTATCAAGTATTCTCCAAATTCTTTCAATCTCTTCTTTTACAGCTGTATAAGTTTCATATTCACTGCTTTCTATTTTACTCATTAAGAACTCTACATAGAATTTCGCAAATGAAACTATACAATCTTCTTCAGATAAAATTATTATATTTCTATCTGTTCCTTCTGGGAAAAGAGAAAAATCAATAGCTTTATCTAAACCACTCTTAGTTAAAAATCCTCCGAAAGGTAATCCAAATTGAGCAGCTTTAAAACTTTTTTTATTTTTTATTCCTCCAGCTAACCCAATAACGTCATTTAATGTTGCATTTTCTGGTATTTCAATCATTCCTGGATTATTTACTCTTCCTGCAACAACTACCATTCTATTGTTATTTTCAATAACGTTTTTTTCTTCAAGATTTTCAGCAGTTGAGAAAACTGATCCAAATGAACTTTGAAGTATCATACTTTTATTTGACATTTTGCCTCCTATTGTATTTTAAATTTATTTAATTTCTTTTTTCCGATTTGTAAATTCATACTTAACTAAAATATATTTATTACTATTTTATCAAAAAAATAATAAATTTCAAGTAATTTTTTTATTTTCTAAAAGATATTATATTTTTTAGGTTTCTTTAGTATATTAGATCATTTTTTTATCTGTTTTTCGCTCTTATTTTTATCGTTTTATGTTTTGTTCTAATTAACAAAATTAAAAAAATGAATTTACTAAAACACTTAAAAATACAACAACCATTATTTTAAACATTAAAACTTTTTGATAGATTGGCATTTTTAAAGTTTCTGCATAATGTTTTAATGTTAAATATCCTCTGTACTTCTTTTGTTGATTTAAAAATAGATAAGCATCAAATGTCACTACCAATAGAATGGTATAGACGATATTCATTACTTCTTCCTCCTTAATATTTAAAAAAGCTGACTAAAAAGTCAGCTTTAATTTTAACCTCTATAATAAATAGTAAGCCCTTTTAAAAAGTTTCTTATATATTTATCTCCACATTCTCTATAATTTTTATGATCCTCTTTTCTAAACAATGCACTTAATTCTGATGAAGATAATTCTAATCCAGCTAGTTTAAAAATTTCTAGCATATTTTCACTTCTAAAAGATAATGCTATTTTCAACTTTTTTAAAATGATGTTATTTATATTATTTTTATTCATTTTTGTAGGTTGATGAGCTGGTTCTCCAGGTTTTTCCTCTTGTTTTCCTCTTTTTAAAATAATTAATCCATCTAAAAAAGCTTCTAATGTCTTATTATTACACTTTTCAAATCCCTCTTCTCCCTCTCTTTTAAGAAGATTTAAAAGTTTTTCATGAGTCATCTCACAACCCATAGATTTAAAAATTTGAAGCATTGTATTATCTTTAATATTTAATGCATATCTTACTCTTCTAATTATATCATTATTTAACATTTTTCCTCCATACTGACTATTCTATCTTTCACTTTTATTCCTTATAATTGTACCCTATTTGCTACTTTTTGTCAATTTAGAAGTAATTTTAAATAAAAAGAATAGTTCAAATCTGAACTATTCTTTAGTTTTATATTATTTCTATA harbors:
- a CDS encoding [FeFe] hydrogenase, group A, whose protein sequence is MSNKSMILQSSFGSVFSTAENLEEKNVIENNNRMVVVAGRVNNPGMIEIPENATLNDVIGLAGGIKNKKSFKAAQFGLPFGGFLTKSGLDKAIDFSLFPEGTDRNIIILSEEDCIVSFAKFYVEFLMSKIESSEYETYTAVKEEIERIWRILDRISKGKANMRDVYLLRYLSETIKTKLNQKHNLVLECIEEEEFYEEIEEHIEEHKCSAGQCIHLLKFRITDKCIGCTACARVCPVKCISGKLKEKHVLDTDKCTHCGQCVAACPVGAIFEGDHTMKLLKDLATPNRLVVVQVAPAVRVAIGEAFGFEPGTNVEKRLVGALKKLGVDYVFDTTWAADITVMEEASEFQERLERYYKGDDTVRLPILTSCCPAWVKFIEQNYPDMLDVPSSAKSPMQIFSTIAKDIWAKELGYKRERVSVVGIMPCLAKKYEAARPEFSRGDNYDTDYVISTRELIKIFKESGIDLKDVEEMEFDNPLGEYSGAGIIFGRTGGVIEAATRSTVEMITGTPLEEIEFKELRGWEGFRAAELTIGHIELRIGIAHGLEEAAKMLDKIRAGEEFFHAIEIMACKGGCIGGGGQPKAIKKQAVLEARAEGLNNIDRSLKIRRSHDNPYVKALYEKYLDYPLSHKAHELLHTKYFPKIKNR
- a CDS encoding DUF1456 family protein yields the protein MLNNDIIRRVRYALNIKDNTMLQIFKSMGCEMTHEKLLNLLKREGEEGFEKCNNKTLEAFLDGLIILKRGKQEEKPGEPAHQPTKMNKNNINNIILKKLKIALSFRSENMLEIFKLAGLELSSSELSALFRKEDHKNYRECGDKYIRNFLKGLTIYYRG